In one window of Pseudobdellovibrionaceae bacterium DNA:
- a CDS encoding MoxR family ATPase, protein MLAASQLSSVSPSEFLQRAGEIVLGKSHQVQLALCTILAQGHLLIEDVPGVGKTTLVKFLAKALGLQPTRIQFTNDLLPADILGTTVYDSEAHKFRFHRGPIFGQLVIADELNRATPKTQSACLQAMEERKVSIDGVTYDLPKPFMVIATQNPREQAGTYPLPESQLDRFLMRISLGYPNREAERELLRGTLRQQLIDELDPLWTPEEVLAMQQACASVHVSAAIVDYVQQILEYSRTQSGGSFGLSPRAGLALMAAAKSWAFLEGRNMVVPDDVQAVGVSVMAHRLNQIDEHDSFREQERAKEILQAVRVD, encoded by the coding sequence ATTTTAGCAGCAAGCCAGTTGTCATCAGTTTCACCTTCAGAATTTCTTCAGCGGGCCGGTGAAATTGTCCTCGGAAAATCTCATCAAGTGCAATTGGCTCTATGTACAATTTTGGCGCAAGGGCATCTGCTTATCGAAGATGTTCCGGGGGTGGGTAAGACGACCCTGGTAAAATTCTTAGCGAAGGCGCTTGGTCTTCAACCCACTCGCATACAATTTACCAACGATCTTTTGCCTGCCGATATTCTCGGAACCACTGTTTATGATTCTGAGGCTCATAAGTTTCGCTTTCATAGAGGACCTATCTTTGGCCAACTGGTTATTGCTGATGAGCTCAACCGTGCCACACCGAAAACGCAAAGTGCCTGTTTGCAGGCCATGGAAGAGCGAAAAGTCAGTATCGATGGGGTCACTTATGATTTGCCAAAGCCTTTTATGGTGATAGCCACTCAGAACCCGCGCGAACAAGCTGGGACATACCCCTTGCCCGAGTCGCAGCTCGATCGATTTTTAATGAGAATATCTTTGGGCTATCCCAACAGAGAGGCGGAGCGAGAACTTCTAAGGGGGACTCTTCGGCAACAGTTAATTGATGAACTTGACCCCCTCTGGACTCCCGAAGAGGTGCTAGCCATGCAACAGGCTTGTGCATCGGTGCATGTGTCGGCTGCCATTGTGGACTATGTTCAGCAGATCCTCGAATATAGCCGCACACAATCTGGCGGCAGTTTTGGACTGTCGCCACGAGCGGGCTTGGCGTTGATGGCGGCTGCAAAATCGTGGGCCTTTTTAGAGGGTCGAAACATGGTGGTGCCGGATGATGTGCAAGCCGTTGGCGTCAGCGTAATGGCTCATCGACTGAATCAAATAGACGAGCACGATAGTTTTCGCGAGCAAGAAAGAGCAAAGGAAATTTTGCAAGCTGTACGGGTGGACTAG
- a CDS encoding four helix bundle protein yields MARYQHLPVYQLSYSFVRESYRLKAKLPKLLKYDLGSDISRSGFPLH; encoded by the coding sequence GTGGCAAGATATCAGCATTTACCGGTATACCAACTGAGCTATAGCTTCGTTCGCGAGTCTTATCGCCTTAAGGCGAAGCTGCCGAAGCTACTCAAGTACGATTTGGGCTCAGACATTAGTCGGTCCGGCTTTCCACTTCATTGA
- a CDS encoding helix-turn-helix transcriptional regulator, with protein sequence MANRHKDFNELVAQEFEDLGFAQAYITNLINNEGLSLEDALRESVKSMGLQAFAEEAGISISYVSDFVNKRRKWSTDNLVKYIEQVFDLKVKMSIESTDEVA encoded by the coding sequence ATGGCAAACAGACATAAAGACTTTAATGAATTAGTCGCTCAGGAATTTGAGGATTTAGGCTTCGCTCAAGCTTACATTACAAATTTAATTAATAATGAGGGACTTTCTCTAGAAGATGCCTTAAGAGAATCCGTCAAATCTATGGGACTGCAGGCATTTGCTGAAGAAGCAGGCATATCCATTTCTTACGTTTCTGATTTCGTAAATAAGCGTCGCAAGTGGAGCACTGACAATTTAGTGAAATATATCGAGCAAGTGTTTGATTTAAAAGTAAAAATGAGCATTGAATCTACTGATGAAGTCGCATAA
- a CDS encoding prolyl oligopeptidase family serine peptidase, whose product MKNILVILFIATGSIQAFALSGVKDLFATDTSLLLIMEQLKIPLRPEWRADGPTTVPDKNPGRIVQKYTLYPENLGAVNLAISFPQSYLADQDQRYPVLILLGGMQTGHEIIDLIHTPGNNVIVGFEYPIALPDTPKQAQSSLRRALTTPINISMLINWVYEQTWVDRRRINVMGVSFGAFMLPMSLRFSQLTGVYPRTAVLAYGGADLRHFAETSLNNDWSQKDRDSFVDILSIITDVYDPRTHLPQVRDTHFLVVNGTQDDVIPTASINELNEIVPNPKDVLEIPGPHIGTDRPEIVQALVTTVYEWLVSQGAIN is encoded by the coding sequence ATGAAAAATATTTTGGTTATTCTATTCATCGCTACTGGTTCAATACAGGCCTTTGCTCTCTCGGGGGTGAAAGACCTGTTCGCAACTGACACCAGTTTATTACTAATCATGGAGCAGCTCAAAATACCCTTGCGCCCCGAGTGGCGCGCCGATGGCCCCACAACAGTGCCTGACAAAAATCCCGGTCGAATTGTTCAAAAATACACTCTCTATCCAGAAAATTTAGGCGCGGTGAACTTGGCCATCTCATTTCCTCAGTCCTATCTAGCTGACCAAGATCAAAGGTATCCGGTATTGATATTGCTTGGGGGTATGCAAACCGGACATGAAATTATTGATCTCATACATACACCCGGAAACAATGTGATCGTTGGCTTTGAATATCCCATTGCCCTACCCGACACCCCTAAGCAGGCCCAAAGCTCCCTTCGCCGGGCACTTACAACTCCAATTAATATTTCTATGTTGATCAATTGGGTTTACGAGCAAACCTGGGTCGATCGACGTCGAATCAATGTTATGGGCGTAAGCTTTGGGGCATTTATGCTGCCCATGAGCTTGAGATTTTCGCAGCTCACTGGCGTCTATCCGCGAACAGCCGTATTGGCCTATGGAGGTGCAGACCTTCGCCACTTTGCCGAAACAAGTCTCAACAATGATTGGAGCCAAAAGGATCGCGACAGTTTCGTGGATATACTCAGTATTATTACAGATGTGTACGATCCACGCACTCATCTGCCACAAGTTCGCGACACTCACTTTCTGGTAGTTAACGGCACCCAAGACGACGTGATTCCTACGGCGTCAATCAATGAACTGAATGAAATTGTTCCTAACCCCAAAGATGTGCTGGAAATCCCGGGCCCTCACATAGGGACAGATCGGCCCGAAATAGTTCAGGCCCTAGTCACCACAGTGTACGAGTGGCTCGTCAGCCAAGGCGCCATAAATTAA
- a CDS encoding class II glutamine amidotransferase — protein MCRIFGFRSVIQSQVHHSLMEADNALGLQSDAHPDGWGVAYYQAGAPHVIKSGAKAMEDALFKKVSGIVSSNTVVAHIRAATEGPVAILNTHPFQYGQWTFAHNGNIKNFGKLRDQLLTEVDPPLRRFILGDTDSELLFHLTLTELQKKLDLEKKVCKIEYLAEAIGKTVNKVTALAGEYSKTDSAPSTETFLTFILTNGPCMVAFHGGKNLYYSTHKQRCPERDSCGYFAPSCESATSSGSVNHLIFSSEPLSGQNVWEPMKPGEIVGVDGLMNLYKG, from the coding sequence ATGCACTTGGCCTTCAAAGTGACGCTCACCCTGACGGATGGGGCGTTGCCTATTACCAAGCCGGAGCCCCCCATGTGATCAAGTCCGGGGCCAAAGCCATGGAAGACGCTCTTTTTAAAAAGGTCTCGGGAATTGTTTCCTCTAACACCGTGGTGGCTCACATCCGGGCGGCTACCGAAGGACCGGTTGCCATTCTCAATACTCACCCCTTTCAATACGGCCAGTGGACATTTGCCCACAACGGCAACATCAAAAATTTTGGGAAACTTCGCGATCAATTACTCACGGAAGTGGACCCGCCTCTGCGCCGATTTATTCTTGGCGACACAGACAGTGAACTGCTGTTTCACCTCACTCTAACTGAACTTCAAAAAAAGCTGGATCTTGAAAAGAAAGTCTGCAAAATCGAATATTTGGCTGAAGCCATCGGCAAAACCGTAAACAAAGTGACAGCCCTTGCCGGAGAGTATTCCAAAACGGATTCGGCTCCATCAACGGAGACCTTTTTGACTTTTATTCTAACCAATGGCCCCTGCATGGTGGCCTTTCATGGCGGCAAGAACCTTTACTACAGTACGCACAAGCAACGGTGTCCTGAACGTGACTCCTGTGGCTACTTTGCACCTTCTTGTGAGTCGGCCACGTCCTCTGGATCAGTGAATCATTTAATATTTTCCAGTGAACCCCTGTCAGGGCAAAATGTGTGGGAACCCATGAAGCCAGGAGAAATTGTAGGTGTCGATGGACTTATGAACCTGTATAAGGGTTAG
- a CDS encoding type II toxin-antitoxin system RelE/ParE family toxin: MIEKQVIYYTLENGNSPFRDWLKKLDNLSRAIVVRFIQRVASGGARKSIKALKDGIFEIKITHGPGYRVYFAEDGNDIIILLIGGDKKTQTRDIDKAKEFWRTYGKQT; this comes from the coding sequence ATGATTGAGAAACAAGTTATTTACTATACGCTCGAGAACGGGAACTCACCTTTTAGAGACTGGCTGAAAAAACTCGACAACCTGAGCCGTGCGATTGTCGTTCGCTTCATCCAAAGAGTCGCATCTGGTGGGGCAAGAAAATCCATTAAAGCTTTGAAAGACGGCATATTTGAAATAAAAATCACTCATGGACCTGGTTATCGAGTTTATTTTGCCGAAGACGGTAACGATATAATAATTCTATTAATTGGTGGTGATAAAAAAACACAAACCCGTGACATTGATAAAGCAAAAGAGTTTTGGAGGACTTATGGCAAACAGACATAA
- a CDS encoding DUF58 domain-containing protein has product MRLFQRRRPRKPKIYIVPSKNGFLFLGVNIVVLISAGTYSNNLVFMLAFLMFAIFITSMVHTHNNLRGVRVEIVDIRDTASSQPVQVLARITNTSRVVRQRIEVNISAFKKTSGASLCKEYVHPSQSVAGQFEMPNPGRGVHVLDRLTFSTVYPLGLFYAWAYEYPEHPFYVYPKPEGIQRMQRAIPYRNQSSQFYENKGDLRGDEFNEHKSYLPGESFRHVDWKVYARKRLLLKKTFEGDEPVIYSFRYQDTHAKDHEVRLQQLAKWIETAHKSGHHYELVLPANRMLADGGIYHYQKCLRELARIERAA; this is encoded by the coding sequence ATGCGCTTGTTTCAAAGGCGGCGACCTAGAAAACCAAAAATTTACATCGTTCCCAGCAAAAACGGATTTTTATTTTTAGGAGTAAACATCGTTGTTCTTATCTCTGCGGGAACCTACAGTAACAACTTAGTTTTTATGTTGGCATTTTTGATGTTCGCCATTTTTATTACCAGTATGGTCCATACTCACAATAATCTACGAGGCGTTCGCGTTGAGATTGTCGACATTAGAGATACGGCCAGCAGTCAGCCTGTGCAAGTTTTAGCACGCATTACAAACACATCAAGAGTGGTGCGCCAGCGCATAGAAGTGAATATCTCGGCATTCAAAAAAACCAGTGGAGCATCCCTATGCAAGGAGTACGTGCACCCCAGCCAATCTGTAGCCGGTCAGTTTGAGATGCCCAATCCAGGTCGAGGCGTTCATGTTCTGGACCGACTCACTTTCTCGACGGTTTACCCGCTTGGACTATTTTATGCGTGGGCGTATGAGTATCCAGAGCACCCATTTTATGTATACCCGAAACCTGAAGGCATTCAGCGCATGCAAAGGGCTATTCCGTATAGGAATCAATCCAGTCAGTTTTATGAAAACAAGGGCGATCTTCGAGGCGATGAGTTTAACGAACACAAAAGTTATTTGCCGGGGGAGTCCTTTCGGCATGTAGACTGGAAAGTGTATGCAAGAAAGAGGTTATTGCTAAAGAAGACTTTTGAAGGCGATGAACCCGTTATTTATAGTTTTCGCTATCAAGATACCCATGCCAAAGACCATGAAGTGCGGTTGCAGCAGCTGGCAAAATGGATTGAGACGGCCCACAAGTCGGGACATCACTATGAGCTTGTCTTGCCAGCAAACCGAATGTTAGCTGATGGCGGAATTTATCACTATCAAAAGTGCCTAAGAGAGCTGGCCCGCATAGAGAGGGCCGCATGA
- a CDS encoding DUF2799 domain-containing protein, translating to MLKSIVFSVLLTGFGFMVSSCSSISKEECQVGDWTGIGHRDGSQGREQKRFYSYVEDCGEHGVTPNHDQYKQGYEEGLKVFCTPDNGWSVGRSGRSYNNICPPHLAKEFMSQYRKGQKVHQLEVKIRNLQQDINATDNEISVQEKALLNKTNTGADVLLIGAQIDKLRRKKLDQEKEIFKLQQEMQRVEQGG from the coding sequence ATGTTAAAAAGTATTGTCTTTTCTGTTTTGCTCACTGGATTCGGGTTTATGGTGAGTTCGTGCTCTTCCATATCAAAAGAAGAGTGCCAAGTGGGAGACTGGACTGGCATCGGGCATCGAGATGGGTCGCAAGGCCGCGAGCAAAAGCGGTTTTATAGCTATGTGGAAGATTGTGGCGAACACGGCGTTACTCCGAACCATGACCAATATAAGCAGGGCTACGAAGAAGGGCTCAAAGTATTTTGCACACCGGATAACGGCTGGTCAGTAGGTCGGTCGGGACGCTCTTATAACAACATCTGCCCCCCTCACCTGGCTAAAGAATTTATGTCTCAGTACAGAAAAGGCCAAAAAGTACATCAACTTGAGGTTAAGATCAGAAATCTACAGCAAGACATCAACGCCACAGACAATGAAATATCGGTTCAAGAAAAAGCTTTGCTCAACAAAACCAATACAGGCGCCGACGTTTTGCTCATCGGAGCCCAAATTGATAAGCTTCGCCGCAAGAAACTGGATCAAGAAAAAGAAATTTTTAAGCTGCAGCAAGAAATGCAGCGGGTAGAACAAGGAGGATGA
- the can gene encoding carbonate dehydratase has product MKTLKHIFDKNQAWAMKLREDQPEIFSRLSKDQQPEYLWIGCSDSRVPANEICGLDPGEMFVHRNIANMVVHTDLNCLSVIQFAIDVLKIKNIIVCGHYGCGGVKTAYQGDSLGLIDNWLANIKDVIAKSQPELKSLKDPQAQVDRICELNVAQQVQNLCSTTIVQNAWKRGQELSVHGWIYNMKDGLLHDLGLCFSSPAQIAETFQLNL; this is encoded by the coding sequence ATGAAAACACTCAAACATATTTTTGATAAAAATCAGGCTTGGGCGATGAAGCTGCGCGAAGATCAGCCTGAGATATTTTCGAGATTATCCAAAGACCAGCAGCCGGAGTACCTTTGGATTGGATGTTCTGACAGTCGCGTGCCGGCAAATGAGATTTGTGGTCTTGACCCAGGTGAGATGTTTGTTCACCGAAACATTGCCAATATGGTGGTTCACACCGATTTAAACTGTTTATCCGTAATTCAATTTGCCATTGATGTTTTAAAAATAAAAAACATTATCGTTTGCGGACATTACGGTTGTGGCGGGGTAAAAACGGCTTACCAAGGGGACTCTTTGGGCCTTATCGATAACTGGCTCGCCAACATCAAAGACGTTATCGCAAAAAGCCAACCGGAGCTAAAAAGCTTAAAAGACCCGCAAGCTCAAGTGGATCGAATTTGCGAATTAAACGTGGCTCAACAGGTTCAAAACCTATGTTCGACCACCATCGTACAAAATGCCTGGAAACGAGGCCAAGAGCTCAGCGTGCACGGCTGGATATACAATATGAAAGATGGCCTCCTTCACGATTTAGGACTGTGCTTTAGTTCTCCCGCGCAGATTGCGGAAACATTTCAACTCAACCTTTAA
- a CDS encoding S8 family serine peptidase, producing MAVQQNRVSKLEISIVLIFTTIMLSAGGCKAPEPASSDSGSGGGGASCEVSASAVVASKMPGTNLHGKVQLDKFLLGQSPQAGALQKGSQAFVPAGTRLSMAIDRACASQPENASGFFSHEIQASLVSQPSLQIHAKKVIYSSLELHDAHSVAELEDLADQDPCLLKLGVDMQLKTTAVFSDPLAINQAHLSSIGYSSAYDGFFGANGITGEIVVAVIDTGMELTHPDLSANVWVNTSEVDGDSIDNDGNGYVDDVNGYNFVDNDGDPTPITTSGPHDISQHGTMVAGLLAARSNNSVGVVGIMGTNVKIMALNVFGDQEGSNLSDVDEAIQYAVDNGADVINLSLGAQGTSVTTQMAIQNAVSSGVVVLAATGNSYLHLSPSVWMTPASYAVGINGMISVGANYSDSKQITYYSNYSSDYVELAAPGSETYGSSGNEGLLTTANTNMYARVEGTSMSSPVAAGAAALTIGLIRARGGSPTPAQVESLLIGSATRVDGLVGYVKGCKSLNASTLYNQVNLQYPAP from the coding sequence ATGGCGGTACAACAAAATAGAGTATCAAAACTTGAGATTTCAATAGTTCTTATATTTACAACAATCATGCTCTCGGCCGGCGGCTGCAAGGCACCAGAACCGGCTAGCAGTGATAGCGGATCCGGAGGGGGCGGGGCCTCGTGTGAGGTGAGCGCGTCAGCCGTCGTGGCCAGCAAAATGCCCGGCACAAATCTGCACGGAAAAGTGCAATTGGACAAATTTCTCTTAGGGCAAAGTCCGCAAGCCGGAGCTCTTCAAAAAGGATCTCAAGCTTTCGTTCCCGCCGGAACAAGACTATCCATGGCCATTGACCGTGCCTGCGCCTCGCAACCAGAAAACGCTTCTGGATTTTTTTCTCACGAAATTCAGGCAAGCCTAGTCAGTCAGCCGTCCCTTCAAATTCATGCAAAAAAAGTGATCTATTCATCGCTTGAGCTTCATGACGCTCACTCCGTTGCAGAGCTTGAAGATCTCGCCGATCAAGACCCGTGTCTTTTAAAACTCGGCGTAGATATGCAACTTAAAACCACGGCGGTTTTCTCAGATCCATTGGCCATCAACCAAGCCCACCTCTCATCCATTGGATACAGCTCCGCCTATGATGGATTTTTTGGAGCTAACGGAATTACCGGGGAAATTGTAGTGGCAGTGATCGACACCGGGATGGAACTCACCCATCCCGATCTTTCAGCCAACGTTTGGGTCAATACCAGTGAAGTCGATGGCGACAGTATCGACAATGATGGTAACGGATATGTAGATGATGTGAACGGCTATAACTTTGTCGATAACGATGGAGACCCCACACCCATCACCACCAGTGGACCCCACGACATCTCTCAACACGGCACCATGGTGGCCGGCCTACTAGCCGCTCGCAGCAACAACTCGGTGGGAGTTGTGGGTATCATGGGCACAAACGTGAAAATCATGGCTCTCAATGTTTTCGGCGATCAAGAGGGGTCAAATTTATCTGACGTGGATGAGGCCATTCAATATGCTGTGGACAATGGAGCGGATGTCATTAATTTAAGCCTTGGAGCGCAAGGGACATCCGTCACCACTCAGATGGCCATACAAAATGCCGTTTCAAGTGGAGTCGTCGTCCTGGCCGCCACCGGCAACAGTTACCTGCACCTTTCACCATCTGTATGGATGACGCCGGCCTCCTATGCTGTGGGAATCAATGGCATGATTTCAGTGGGCGCCAACTATTCTGATAGCAAGCAAATCACTTACTACTCCAATTATAGCAGCGACTACGTGGAGCTTGCAGCCCCCGGCAGCGAGACTTACGGTTCCTCCGGTAACGAAGGGCTTTTGACCACCGCTAATACCAACATGTATGCCCGGGTTGAAGGCACTTCCATGAGTTCGCCCGTAGCCGCAGGTGCGGCCGCATTGACCATTGGATTAATCAGGGCCCGTGGCGGCAGCCCCACACCAGCGCAGGTGGAGAGCCTCTTAATAGGTTCAGCCACTCGAGTGGACGGATTAGTGGGCTACGTGAAAGGTTGCAAAAGCCTCAATGCGAGCACGCTCTACAACCAAGTTAACTTGCAATATCCAGCGCCTTGA
- a CDS encoding methyltransferase yields MGKKLFHQVETQFSQIDTKILYRRSPHLLPHPPMALFIVATPIGNPGDFSERARATLKGADVVIGEEGKMARRLLKQAGALPKEIHLLNEHSDADDVNHLAEMCLTKNVALISDCGTPGFSDPGPRLVERCRSLGVAVSPVPGASSLTTLLSVSSQPLRQFLFVGFLPANMEQRKVALKKLKSEQKAMILMDTPYRLTRLLAEVALTFKGRRALLGLDMTKENEVYLEDRIENLEKLIPREKAEFMLLIYEDTKCHQK; encoded by the coding sequence TTGGGTAAAAAACTGTTTCATCAAGTTGAGACGCAGTTTTCTCAAATTGATACAAAAATTCTTTACAGAAGAAGCCCACATCTGCTACCCCATCCCCCCATGGCACTATTTATTGTAGCAACCCCCATAGGAAACCCTGGGGACTTTTCTGAACGAGCCAGAGCCACCTTAAAAGGCGCTGATGTGGTCATCGGCGAAGAGGGCAAAATGGCCCGGAGGCTTCTTAAGCAGGCCGGTGCTTTGCCTAAAGAAATCCACCTCCTCAACGAACACAGTGACGCCGACGATGTGAACCATCTGGCAGAAATGTGCCTCACAAAGAATGTGGCATTAATTTCTGATTGTGGAACTCCAGGCTTTAGCGATCCTGGCCCGCGACTGGTGGAGCGCTGTCGCTCCTTGGGCGTTGCGGTTAGCCCAGTTCCTGGAGCGTCTAGCCTGACCACCCTGTTGAGCGTGAGCAGCCAGCCTTTAAGGCAATTTCTATTTGTCGGCTTTCTGCCAGCCAATATGGAACAACGAAAAGTGGCTTTAAAAAAATTAAAATCCGAACAGAAGGCGATGATTTTGATGGACACGCCCTACCGCCTCACACGCCTACTGGCGGAGGTGGCCCTGACTTTTAAAGGCCGAAGGGCGCTACTTGGCCTCGATATGACAAAAGAAAATGAAGTCTACCTTGAAGATCGCATCGAAAATCTAGAAAAGCTGATTCCACGAGAAAAGGCCGAGTTTATGCTGCTCATATATGAAGATACAAAATGCCATCAAAAATAA
- a CDS encoding DUF3488 domain-containing transglutaminase family protein: MNRETIRRFIYGLVLVNLIPNYLEVDIWVIVISISFLLWRVLSDSGYLKPPKRFWVNVFVILSATGLYYIHGNLWTPDTSIPLLVLMVSYKLFETQKDRDMVLLILLCYLLLMFRLVLTQTLLMTAFLVLDVVLITTMLALYHSPNERHSWRSLGSHALRITLQAVPIAALLFFLFPRFNMGMYRPSAQSQATTEFSDSVDPGQVAKLAQSEKVVMRVSFPESYYPTISELYWRGAILNNCAGLRWRRSEESLYYPMAKGESGIQQEVILEPTQKPYLFGLDWPLSAEFITDSHRLRVRLREGRVLQSQTDVLSLVRYKVWSTPDSEQITWPPPSSVGDIICDLETAPRAQRLAKRWASETADPDELVKKIREFFVSEDFRYTLEPGKMASLDDFLFSERRGFCEHFSSAMASMLRVAGVPARVVAGYQGGTMGLFGEYLIVRNLDAHAWVEYWSERKGAWVRQDPTQWVAPERLRLGGAAYREAYLQGRLGDDNLQVEGGRVVEGPWSRMFAQGLLMWDMVESSWASFVLTYDFSWQKQFLEKLGFSSVSRKYLWLLLGSSLVFVLAILYLISLRQKEKVDPLLSVYRLLCERLAKRGLPRQFNEGPISYRDRILMEKDKAGRTEAAAIIAEIVEVRYGQTEFSAKKVKNLRKQIKALDIAS; the protein is encoded by the coding sequence ATGAACCGGGAAACCATCCGTAGGTTTATCTATGGCCTGGTGCTTGTGAATCTCATACCCAATTATTTGGAAGTGGATATTTGGGTGATTGTTATTTCCATATCATTTTTGCTTTGGCGAGTGTTGTCTGATTCAGGATACTTAAAGCCACCAAAAAGATTTTGGGTCAATGTTTTTGTAATTCTATCAGCGACAGGGCTCTACTATATTCACGGCAACCTTTGGACGCCGGATACCTCCATTCCACTATTGGTGTTGATGGTCAGTTACAAGTTGTTTGAGACTCAAAAAGATCGAGATATGGTCTTATTGATTTTGCTCTGTTACCTCTTGTTGATGTTTCGCTTGGTACTCACACAAACGCTGTTGATGACTGCATTTCTTGTTTTGGATGTGGTGTTAATCACAACGATGCTCGCTTTGTACCACTCACCCAACGAGCGCCATTCTTGGCGATCGTTGGGCTCGCATGCCTTGCGAATCACGCTGCAGGCGGTGCCTATTGCGGCACTATTGTTCTTTTTGTTTCCCCGTTTCAACATGGGGATGTACCGACCAAGTGCTCAAAGTCAGGCCACGACGGAATTTTCTGACAGTGTAGATCCGGGACAGGTGGCAAAACTAGCACAGTCCGAAAAAGTGGTGATGAGGGTTTCTTTTCCTGAGTCGTATTATCCCACCATTTCAGAACTCTATTGGCGTGGGGCCATTTTAAATAATTGTGCCGGTTTGCGGTGGCGGCGGAGCGAAGAATCGCTTTATTATCCAATGGCAAAAGGCGAGTCAGGTATTCAACAAGAAGTGATTTTAGAGCCAACCCAAAAACCCTATCTTTTTGGTTTGGATTGGCCGCTTTCGGCAGAGTTTATCACAGACTCTCATCGACTGCGGGTCCGGTTGCGGGAAGGGCGTGTCTTGCAAAGTCAAACTGATGTTTTATCACTCGTTCGGTACAAGGTATGGTCCACGCCGGACTCTGAGCAGATCACGTGGCCGCCGCCAAGCTCAGTGGGTGATATCATATGCGACCTGGAAACTGCGCCAAGAGCGCAACGATTAGCTAAGCGTTGGGCTTCTGAGACGGCTGATCCTGACGAGTTAGTAAAAAAAATCCGGGAATTCTTCGTATCAGAGGATTTTAGATACACCTTGGAGCCAGGAAAGATGGCAAGCCTTGATGATTTTTTATTTTCAGAGCGTCGTGGGTTTTGCGAACATTTTTCCTCGGCCATGGCCAGCATGTTGCGCGTGGCTGGGGTACCGGCCAGAGTGGTGGCGGGTTACCAGGGCGGGACCATGGGGCTTTTTGGAGAGTATTTAATTGTACGTAATCTTGATGCCCATGCATGGGTGGAATACTGGAGTGAGCGAAAAGGGGCGTGGGTTCGGCAGGATCCCACGCAATGGGTGGCGCCAGAGCGTTTGCGCCTGGGTGGTGCGGCCTATCGAGAAGCCTATTTGCAAGGGCGACTGGGCGACGACAACTTGCAAGTTGAAGGAGGGCGCGTTGTGGAAGGACCGTGGTCTCGTATGTTTGCCCAAGGGCTGTTGATGTGGGACATGGTGGAGTCGTCTTGGGCAAGCTTCGTGTTAACTTATGATTTTTCGTGGCAGAAACAGTTTTTGGAGAAACTAGGGTTTTCTTCGGTGAGCCGAAAATACCTCTGGCTGCTTCTGGGTTCGTCGTTGGTGTTTGTCTTGGCGATACTTTATCTCATAAGCTTAAGACAAAAAGAAAAGGTAGATCCACTTTTATCCGTGTACAGGCTACTTTGTGAACGGCTGGCTAAGCGGGGCCTTCCCAGGCAGTTTAATGAAGGGCCAATCTCTTACCGAGATCGAATCTTAATGGAAAAAGACAAGGCCGGGCGAACAGAGGCGGCTGCGATCATTGCAGAGATCGTGGAAGTTCGCTATGGCCAGACCGAGTTTTCAGCAAAAAAAGTCAAAAACTTGCGCAAGCAGATCAAGGCGCTGGATATTGCAAGTTAA